Proteins from a single region of Gemmatirosa kalamazoonensis:
- a CDS encoding multidrug effflux MFS transporter: MRRLNPHSAAFTLLLGALVTLASFATDMGLPVLAQTAASLHVTPATAALTMSVFMAGFAFGPLVFGPISDRRGRRPVLLAACAVFALFGALGAFARSLDLLLLWRFVMGAGAGTAQVLVLATVRDHFTGAEARAKQSYVNLAAGIAPIIAPTAGVWVAALGGWRAIYGVLAGAGVALLCAAAFGLDESAPPARGAQSLGRTLRSYARVLRHPVTMGYASVVALNFGCLFAYVSGSSLVLIGLMGVSQRTYGVLFATTALGLMAGSLTNARLSRRGVPHARLISAGLVAIVATAIVALALAATGLLRAWLLVPLIVVSHIGQGVVRPNAAQGALEPMPDIAGVASAVLTGLQMLVGAGASAIAAALFDGHSARAMTATMVVCAVGAASIYALVVRPAEQRLPHPHRVPLDDPRVGGAEVAAA, translated from the coding sequence ATGCGACGTCTGAACCCCCATTCCGCGGCCTTCACGCTCCTGCTCGGCGCCCTCGTCACCCTGGCGTCGTTCGCCACCGACATGGGGCTGCCGGTGCTCGCGCAGACCGCGGCGTCGCTGCACGTCACGCCGGCGACGGCGGCGCTGACAATGAGCGTGTTCATGGCCGGGTTCGCGTTCGGGCCGCTCGTCTTCGGGCCGATCTCCGACCGGCGCGGGCGGCGGCCGGTGCTGCTCGCGGCGTGCGCGGTGTTCGCGCTGTTCGGTGCGCTCGGCGCGTTCGCCCGCTCGCTCGACCTGCTGCTGCTGTGGCGCTTCGTCATGGGCGCCGGCGCCGGCACCGCCCAGGTGCTCGTGCTGGCCACCGTGCGCGATCACTTCACCGGGGCCGAGGCGCGCGCGAAGCAGTCGTACGTGAACCTCGCCGCCGGCATCGCGCCGATCATCGCGCCGACGGCCGGCGTGTGGGTCGCCGCGCTCGGCGGCTGGCGCGCGATCTACGGCGTGCTCGCCGGCGCCGGCGTCGCGCTGCTGTGTGCCGCGGCGTTCGGGCTCGACGAGTCCGCGCCCCCCGCGCGCGGCGCGCAGTCGTTAGGCCGCACGCTCCGCTCGTACGCGCGCGTGCTGCGCCACCCGGTCACGATGGGCTATGCGTCGGTCGTCGCGCTCAACTTCGGCTGCCTGTTCGCGTACGTCTCCGGCTCGTCGCTCGTGCTCATCGGGCTGATGGGCGTCTCGCAGCGCACGTACGGCGTGCTGTTCGCCACGACGGCGCTCGGCCTCATGGCCGGCTCGCTCACGAACGCGCGCCTGAGCCGCCGCGGCGTGCCGCACGCGCGGCTGATCTCCGCCGGCCTCGTGGCCATCGTCGCGACGGCGATCGTGGCGCTGGCGCTCGCGGCGACCGGGCTGCTGCGCGCGTGGCTGCTCGTGCCGCTCATCGTCGTGAGCCACATCGGCCAGGGCGTCGTGCGCCCGAACGCCGCGCAGGGCGCGCTGGAGCCGATGCCCGACATCGCCGGCGTGGCGAGCGCGGTGCTCACCGGCCTGCAGATGCTCGTCGGCGCCGGCGCGAGCGCGATCGCCGCCGCGCTGTTCGACGGCCACTCGGCGCGCGCCATGACCGCGACGATGGTCGTCTGCGCCGTCGGCGCGGCATCGATCTACGCGCTCGTCGTGCGCCCCGCCGAGCAACGGCTGCCGCACCCGCACCGCGTCCCGCTCGACGACCCGCGCGTCGGTGGGGCCGAGGTGGCGGCGGCCTGA
- a CDS encoding LysR substrate-binding domain-containing protein: protein MELRHLRYFVAVAEELHFGRAAQRLRVAQPALSQQIKQLEAELGVTLLARTRRRVALTEPGRLFLPEARRTLAHAAAAAEVARRAAVGEAGRLRIGYVDSALWGLLPAVLGAYREAHPAVKLTMLERLPAQQIVGLRAGDLDVGVGPPPPPVRELATEPMTEERIVLALPAAHPLAARDAIDLVDLADEPWVLVSARTPSRLRDAAVAACVAAGFTPRVAQEARQLDALVALVSAGLGVTFVPSTAERMPRAGVAFRPLRGVDIPFRLVAAWRRGDMPPTVRSFLDVMRTVVGR, encoded by the coding sequence ATGGAGCTCCGCCACCTCCGCTACTTCGTGGCCGTCGCCGAGGAGCTGCACTTCGGGCGCGCGGCGCAGCGGCTCCGGGTCGCCCAGCCGGCGCTGAGCCAGCAGATCAAGCAGCTCGAGGCCGAGCTCGGCGTCACGCTGCTCGCCCGCACGCGGCGGCGCGTGGCGCTCACCGAGCCGGGGCGGCTCTTCCTCCCCGAGGCGCGGCGCACGCTGGCGCACGCCGCCGCGGCGGCCGAGGTGGCCCGGCGCGCGGCGGTCGGCGAGGCCGGGCGGCTCCGCATCGGCTACGTGGACTCCGCGCTCTGGGGATTGCTGCCTGCGGTGCTCGGCGCGTACCGCGAGGCGCACCCGGCGGTGAAGCTGACGATGCTCGAGCGGCTGCCGGCGCAGCAGATCGTGGGGCTGCGCGCGGGCGACCTCGACGTCGGCGTGGGACCGCCGCCGCCGCCGGTGCGCGAGCTCGCGACCGAGCCGATGACGGAGGAGCGCATCGTGCTCGCGCTCCCCGCCGCCCACCCGCTCGCCGCGCGCGACGCGATCGACCTCGTGGACCTCGCCGACGAGCCGTGGGTGCTCGTGTCGGCGCGCACGCCGAGCCGGCTGCGCGACGCCGCCGTGGCGGCGTGCGTCGCGGCGGGGTTCACGCCGCGCGTCGCCCAGGAGGCGCGGCAGCTCGACGCGCTCGTCGCGCTCGTGAGCGCGGGCCTCGGCGTGACGTTCGTGCCGAGCACCGCCGAGCGGATGCCGCGCGCCGGCGTCGCGTTCCGGCCGCTGCGCGGCGTCGACATCCCGTTCCGACTCGTGGCCGCGTGGCGCCGCGGCGACATGCCGCCCACGGTGCGATCGTTCCTCGACGTCATGCGCACGGTCGTCGGGCGGTAA
- a CDS encoding DNA polymerase ligase N-terminal domain-containing protein, which yields MPLVFVVQKHDASSLHFDFRLEMGGVMKSWAVPKGPSLDPSVKRLAMEVEDHPMSWNAFEGTIPARQYGGGTVMLWDLGTYTGANGADERALLHAHAEGRVDFVLDGTRLRGEWTLVRMRRPGKPQWLLMKRADEHATPDVDVVAEHMTSVATGRTMEEIAADR from the coding sequence ATGCCCCTCGTCTTCGTCGTCCAGAAGCACGACGCCAGCTCCCTCCACTTCGACTTCCGCCTCGAGATGGGCGGCGTGATGAAGAGCTGGGCGGTGCCGAAGGGACCGAGCCTCGATCCGTCGGTGAAGCGGCTCGCGATGGAGGTCGAGGATCATCCCATGAGCTGGAACGCGTTCGAGGGGACGATCCCGGCGCGCCAGTACGGCGGCGGCACGGTGATGCTGTGGGACCTCGGCACCTACACGGGCGCGAACGGCGCGGACGAGCGTGCGCTGCTGCACGCTCACGCCGAGGGGCGCGTGGACTTCGTGCTCGACGGCACGCGGCTGCGCGGCGAGTGGACGCTCGTGCGCATGCGCCGACCCGGAAAGCCGCAGTGGCTGCTCATGAAGCGCGCCGACGAGCACGCGACGCCGGACGTCGACGTGGTGGCGGAGCACATGACGTCGGTCGCGACGGGACGCACGATGGAGGAGATCGCGGCGGATCGGTGA
- a CDS encoding alpha/beta fold hydrolase yields MRSLPFVLAAALLLPPNGDPTPPGRLVDIGGQRIHLYCTGRGAPTVILESGLGDASPIWSLVQPSVAATTRVCSYDRGGYAWSDPGARPRSFAQLALELHTALVRSGERGPFVLVGQSYGGLVVRGFAARYRREVAGMVLVDAVHEDEHIVYGGAPHRIRDGARGRVAPPPRIALDTATLHAKPAATIPADVPLEPPLDRLPASAQRVLRWALARPALQATWAAETDWSPEELARFHAERLTDRATLGGVPLVVLARTHGGYESGMAISADSLERERLALQRDLAALSRRGRLVVAPNAGHNIHVEDPGLVVRAIAEVVTRAR; encoded by the coding sequence ATGCGTTCACTCCCGTTCGTTCTCGCCGCCGCGCTGCTCCTCCCGCCTAACGGCGACCCGACGCCGCCGGGACGCCTCGTCGACATCGGCGGCCAGCGCATCCACCTGTACTGCACCGGCCGCGGCGCGCCGACGGTGATCCTCGAGTCGGGGCTCGGCGACGCGTCGCCGATCTGGTCGCTCGTGCAGCCGTCCGTCGCGGCGACGACGCGCGTGTGCAGCTACGATCGCGGCGGCTACGCGTGGAGCGATCCGGGCGCGCGTCCGCGGTCGTTCGCGCAGCTCGCGCTGGAGCTGCACACCGCGCTCGTGCGCTCGGGCGAGCGGGGTCCGTTCGTGCTCGTGGGGCAGAGCTACGGCGGGCTCGTGGTGCGCGGGTTCGCGGCGCGCTACCGCCGCGAGGTCGCCGGCATGGTGCTCGTCGACGCGGTGCACGAGGACGAGCACATCGTCTACGGCGGCGCGCCGCACCGCATCCGCGACGGCGCGCGCGGCCGCGTCGCGCCCCCGCCGCGCATCGCGCTCGACACCGCGACGCTGCACGCGAAGCCGGCGGCGACCATTCCTGCCGACGTGCCGCTCGAGCCGCCGCTCGACCGCCTGCCGGCATCGGCGCAGCGCGTGCTGCGGTGGGCGCTCGCTCGGCCGGCGCTGCAGGCGACGTGGGCCGCGGAGACCGACTGGTCGCCCGAGGAGCTCGCGCGGTTCCACGCCGAGCGCCTAACGGATCGCGCGACGCTCGGCGGCGTGCCCCTCGTCGTGCTCGCGCGCACGCACGGCGGCTACGAGAGCGGCATGGCCATCTCCGCCGACAGCCTGGAACGCGAGCGCCTCGCGCTGCAGCGCGACCTCGCCGCGCTGTCGCGGCGCGGCCGGCTCGTCGTGGCGCCGAACGCGGGGCACAACATCCACGTCGAGGACCCCGGGCTGGTCGTGCGCGCGATCGCGGAGGTCGTGACGCGGGCGCGATGA
- a CDS encoding DUF2911 domain-containing protein, translated as MRPHLLILAASLLPLAPLSAQSRGYIARLGVDTVAVEWIARHGNVVEGRVVRHTPATSVLRYTLALNPDGTVASYDEGVYRADGSPLPDAPDGTAQTGLSMRFVGDSVIRRVTRGGAVVERRGFAPRGTLPAVGGTSPYWQELAIAESRRAGTPYFRFIGFAAGQDTASVIPVRRIGADSVEIVAGGFPRAYRVARDGRIVRGDGARTTVKLVIEPLERADLAAIATAWAAMDARGQGMGVPSTRDTVTATVGGAQLWLDYGRPAKRGRAIWGALVPLDTVWRFGANAAAQFRTDAALDIGGTTVPAGTYSLWLLPSAAQSYLIVNRQTGQWGTMYDASQDLVRIPVARVTNVAPREERFRVLVDGGRLRMLWDDGGYEVPIAPAGR; from the coding sequence ATGCGACCTCACCTCCTCATCCTGGCCGCGAGCCTTCTCCCGCTCGCGCCTCTCTCCGCGCAGTCCCGCGGCTACATCGCGCGACTCGGTGTCGACACGGTCGCCGTCGAGTGGATCGCGCGCCACGGCAACGTCGTCGAGGGACGCGTAGTGCGACACACGCCGGCGACGAGCGTGCTCCGCTACACGCTCGCGCTGAACCCGGACGGCACCGTCGCGAGCTACGACGAGGGCGTGTACCGCGCCGACGGCTCGCCGCTGCCCGATGCGCCCGACGGCACCGCCCAGACCGGCCTGTCGATGCGCTTCGTCGGCGACAGCGTGATTCGCCGCGTGACGCGCGGCGGCGCGGTCGTGGAGCGACGGGGCTTCGCGCCGCGCGGCACCCTTCCCGCCGTCGGCGGCACGTCACCGTACTGGCAGGAGCTCGCGATCGCCGAGTCGCGCCGCGCGGGCACGCCGTATTTCCGCTTCATCGGGTTCGCCGCCGGCCAGGACACGGCGAGCGTGATCCCGGTGAGACGGATCGGCGCCGACTCGGTGGAGATCGTCGCCGGCGGCTTCCCGCGCGCGTACCGCGTCGCGCGCGACGGCCGCATCGTGCGCGGCGACGGCGCGCGCACGACGGTGAAGCTCGTCATCGAGCCGCTGGAGCGCGCGGACCTCGCGGCGATCGCGACGGCATGGGCGGCGATGGACGCGCGCGGCCAGGGGATGGGCGTGCCCTCGACGCGCGACACGGTGACGGCGACGGTCGGCGGCGCGCAGCTCTGGCTCGACTACGGCCGCCCGGCGAAGCGCGGGCGCGCCATCTGGGGCGCGCTCGTGCCGCTCGACACCGTCTGGCGCTTCGGCGCGAACGCCGCCGCGCAGTTCCGCACCGACGCCGCGCTCGACATCGGCGGCACGACCGTTCCCGCGGGCACCTACTCGCTGTGGCTCCTGCCGAGCGCCGCGCAATCGTATCTCATCGTGAACCGGCAGACCGGCCAGTGGGGCACGATGTACGACGCGTCGCAGGACCTCGTGCGCATCCCCGTCGCGCGCGTGACGAACGTCGCGCCGCGCGAGGAGCGCTTCCGCGTGCTCGTCGACGGCGGGCGGCTCCGCATGCTGTGGGACGACGGCGGCTACGAGGTGCCGATCGCGCCGGCGGGGCGTTAG
- a CDS encoding transferrin receptor-like dimerization domain-containing protein codes for MRAPLLVLATGMLATARVADPAPIRGFTAESSRAERAWETKLQAIPDPARMREHMRLLAARPHHVGTAAGRANAEWIRDQFRAYGWQAEIETFDVLFPTPVERVVELVAPSRFRARLQEPTVAGDPTTAQHDEQLPTYNAYSADGDVTAPLVYVNYGIPADYEELAHHGVSVKGAIVIARYGASWRGIKPKVAAEHGAVGCLIYSDPRDDGWSGGAVFPAGPMRPADGVQRGSVMDMPTHPGDPLTPGIGATKDAKRLTKEESGVLTTIPVLPISYADAAPLLAALGGQVVPGPWRGGLPQTYRFGPGPARVHLVVKSEWGLKPLHDVIARLPGTTEADQWVIRGNHHDAWVNGAEDPISGLVPELEEARALGALYAQGWRPKRTIVYAAWDGEEPGLLGSTEWAEAHADELRQRAVAYLNTDTNGRGVLGVEGSHTLEKFVNEVARDVEDPEAHVSVWKRQQAAALQGGTPEARREARERGDLRIGALGSGSDYTAFLDHLGVASMNLGFGGEDDGGIYHSIYDDFYWYTHFSDTSFVYGRALAQTMGTAVMRLGSADLLPFAFTNLAETAQRYTRELQTLRDRRAEQLADRRRDVEDGVYAASSDPRAPTVAPPVLAAPPRLEFAALDNALDSLSHAAARYERAYSRFAERGASATDGGSAPNGLAAINARLVQAERALTAPEGLARRPWFTHLLYAPGWYTGYGVKTMPGPREAIEEDRWADADAELARVAAALTREATLVAELANALGGGR; via the coding sequence ATGCGCGCACCGCTTCTCGTCCTCGCCACCGGCATGCTCGCCACCGCGCGTGTCGCCGACCCGGCACCGATCCGCGGCTTCACCGCCGAGTCGAGCCGCGCCGAGCGCGCGTGGGAGACGAAGCTGCAGGCGATCCCCGATCCCGCGCGCATGCGCGAGCACATGCGCCTCCTCGCCGCGCGTCCGCACCACGTCGGCACCGCCGCCGGCCGCGCGAACGCCGAGTGGATCCGCGACCAGTTCCGCGCGTACGGCTGGCAGGCGGAGATCGAGACGTTCGACGTGCTCTTCCCCACGCCGGTCGAGCGCGTCGTGGAGCTCGTCGCACCGAGCCGCTTCCGCGCGCGGCTGCAGGAGCCGACGGTCGCCGGCGATCCGACGACGGCGCAGCACGACGAGCAGCTGCCGACGTACAACGCCTACTCCGCCGACGGCGACGTCACCGCGCCGCTCGTCTACGTGAACTACGGCATCCCCGCCGACTACGAGGAGCTCGCGCACCACGGCGTGTCGGTGAAGGGCGCGATCGTCATCGCGCGCTACGGTGCGTCGTGGCGCGGCATCAAGCCGAAGGTCGCCGCCGAGCACGGGGCCGTGGGGTGCCTCATCTACTCCGACCCGCGCGACGACGGCTGGTCGGGCGGCGCGGTGTTCCCCGCGGGTCCCATGCGTCCCGCCGACGGCGTGCAGCGCGGCTCGGTGATGGACATGCCGACGCACCCCGGCGACCCGCTCACCCCGGGCATCGGCGCGACGAAGGACGCGAAGCGCCTCACGAAGGAGGAGTCGGGCGTCCTCACGACGATCCCCGTGCTCCCCATCTCGTACGCCGACGCCGCGCCGCTGCTCGCCGCGTTAGGCGGCCAGGTGGTCCCCGGGCCATGGCGCGGCGGGCTGCCACAGACCTACCGCTTCGGTCCCGGCCCCGCCCGCGTGCACCTCGTCGTGAAGTCGGAGTGGGGCCTGAAGCCGCTGCACGACGTCATCGCGCGCCTGCCGGGGACCACCGAGGCCGACCAGTGGGTGATCCGCGGCAACCACCACGACGCGTGGGTGAACGGCGCCGAGGATCCGATCTCGGGCCTCGTCCCCGAGCTGGAGGAGGCGCGCGCGCTCGGTGCGCTGTACGCGCAGGGATGGCGGCCGAAGCGGACGATCGTCTACGCGGCCTGGGACGGTGAGGAGCCGGGGCTGTTGGGCAGCACCGAGTGGGCCGAGGCGCACGCCGACGAGCTGCGGCAGCGTGCCGTCGCGTACCTCAACACCGACACGAACGGCCGCGGCGTCCTCGGCGTCGAGGGGTCGCACACGCTCGAGAAGTTCGTGAACGAGGTCGCGCGCGACGTCGAGGATCCCGAGGCACACGTGAGCGTGTGGAAGCGCCAGCAGGCGGCGGCGCTCCAGGGCGGCACGCCCGAGGCGCGGCGCGAGGCGCGCGAGCGCGGCGACCTGCGCATCGGCGCGTTGGGCAGCGGGTCCGACTACACGGCGTTCCTCGACCACCTCGGCGTGGCGTCGATGAACCTCGGGTTCGGCGGCGAGGACGACGGCGGCATCTACCACTCCATCTACGACGACTTCTACTGGTACACGCACTTCAGCGACACGTCGTTCGTCTACGGCCGCGCGCTCGCGCAGACGATGGGCACCGCGGTGATGCGCCTCGGGAGCGCCGACCTGCTGCCGTTCGCGTTCACGAACCTGGCCGAGACCGCGCAGCGCTACACGCGCGAGCTGCAGACGCTGCGCGACCGCCGCGCGGAGCAGCTCGCCGACCGCCGGCGCGACGTCGAGGACGGCGTGTACGCGGCGTCGAGCGATCCGCGCGCGCCGACGGTCGCGCCGCCGGTGCTCGCGGCGCCGCCGCGGCTCGAGTTCGCGGCGCTCGACAACGCGCTCGACTCGCTGTCGCACGCCGCGGCGCGCTACGAGCGCGCGTACTCGCGTTTCGCGGAGCGCGGCGCCTCGGCCACCGACGGCGGCTCGGCGCCTAACGGGCTCGCGGCGATCAACGCGCGCCTCGTGCAGGCCGAGCGCGCGCTCACGGCGCCCGAGGGGCTCGCGCGGCGGCCGTGGTTCACGCACCTGCTGTACGCGCCGGGCTGGTACACCGGCTACGGCGTGAAGACGATGCCGGGCCCGCGCGAGGCGATCGAGGAGGACCGGTGGGCGGACGCCGACGCCGAGCTCGCGCGCGTCGCGGCGGCGCTCACGCGCGAGGCCACGCTCGTCGCCGAGCTGGCGAATGCGTTAGGCGGGGGGCGGTGA
- a CDS encoding SGNH/GDSL hydrolase family protein — translation MRRRSLRLATALVLAAVVRHLPAQPARADTGRFESEIRAFEAHDRETPPPQNAVLFVGSSTIRMWCTLDRDFPALRVVNRGFGGSEMSDLLFYAPRVVLPYRPRTIVLYEGDNDLAAGKTPADVRDAFRRFTALVRERLPDTRLVYVSIKPSLAREKLLPQIRAANAMLRDDARRDGRIVYVDLFAPMLRADGKPRPELFGGDGLHMNSAGYALWRATLLPVLGTR, via the coding sequence ATGCGCCGCCGCTCGCTCCGCCTCGCCACCGCTCTGGTGCTCGCCGCAGTCGTTAGGCATCTGCCCGCGCAACCCGCGCGCGCGGACACGGGCCGCTTCGAGAGCGAGATCCGGGCGTTCGAGGCGCACGACCGCGAGACACCGCCGCCGCAGAACGCGGTGCTGTTCGTCGGCAGCTCGACGATCCGCATGTGGTGCACGCTCGACCGCGACTTCCCCGCGCTGCGCGTGGTCAATCGCGGCTTCGGCGGATCCGAGATGAGCGACCTGCTGTTCTACGCGCCGCGCGTCGTGCTCCCGTACCGGCCGCGCACGATCGTGCTGTACGAGGGGGACAACGACCTCGCGGCGGGGAAGACGCCGGCGGACGTGCGCGACGCGTTCCGCCGCTTCACGGCGCTCGTGCGCGAGCGGCTCCCCGACACGCGGCTCGTCTACGTGTCGATCAAGCCGAGCCTCGCGCGCGAGAAGCTGCTGCCGCAGATCCGCGCGGCGAACGCGATGCTGCGCGACGACGCGCGGCGCGACGGGCGCATCGTCTACGTCGACCTGTTCGCGCCGATGCTGCGCGCCGACGGCAAGCCCCGGCCGGAGCTGTTCGGCGGCGACGGGCTGCACATGAACTCCGCCGGCTACGCGCTCTGGCGCGCGACGCTGCTGCCGGTGCTCGGCACGCGCTGA
- a CDS encoding serine hydrolase domain-containing protein produces the protein MMSVASVAGAQPNEAAVDSIMSAYARPGMPGAAVLVVHDGRVVLEKGYGLADVEANTPVTRETDFRLASLTKQFTATAIMLLAADGRVRYDDPVTKWVPNLPAYARGVTLRHLLHHTGGLPDYEDFVPDSQTRQVLDAEIPALVAHSDTAYFAPGTRFRYSNTGYVLLALVVERASGTRFADFLRDRVFATLGMSGSLAREDRGPPVPRRAYGYTVRTSGVRRTDQSNTSATLGDGGVYTSVRDLAKWDAALDRHQLVSADAQRLAWTPPARLPTGDTAPFAGAGYGFGWFVDHESGELRVRHHGESRGFTNAVVRYPDRRLAVWILTNRTGGAPWDLAQRIAELYR, from the coding sequence ATGATGTCCGTCGCGTCGGTCGCCGGCGCGCAGCCTAACGAGGCCGCCGTGGACTCGATCATGTCCGCGTACGCCCGGCCCGGCATGCCCGGCGCCGCGGTGCTCGTCGTGCACGACGGCCGCGTCGTGCTCGAGAAGGGCTACGGCCTCGCCGACGTCGAGGCGAACACGCCCGTCACCCGCGAGACCGACTTCCGGCTCGCGTCGCTGACGAAGCAGTTCACGGCGACGGCGATCATGCTGCTCGCCGCCGACGGACGCGTGCGCTACGACGACCCGGTGACGAAGTGGGTGCCGAACCTTCCCGCGTACGCGCGCGGCGTCACGCTGCGCCACCTGCTGCACCACACCGGCGGCCTGCCCGACTACGAGGACTTCGTGCCGGACAGCCAGACGCGCCAGGTGCTCGACGCCGAGATCCCGGCGCTCGTCGCGCACTCGGACACGGCGTACTTCGCGCCCGGCACGCGCTTCCGGTACAGCAACACCGGCTACGTGCTGCTCGCGCTCGTCGTCGAGCGGGCGAGCGGGACGCGCTTCGCCGATTTCCTGCGCGACCGCGTGTTCGCGACGTTAGGCATGTCGGGCAGCCTGGCGCGCGAGGACCGCGGGCCGCCGGTGCCGCGCCGCGCGTACGGATACACGGTGCGCACGTCCGGCGTGCGTCGCACCGACCAGAGCAACACGAGCGCGACGCTCGGCGACGGCGGCGTGTACACGTCGGTGCGCGACCTCGCGAAGTGGGACGCGGCGCTCGATCGCCACCAGCTCGTCTCGGCCGACGCGCAACGGCTCGCGTGGACGCCGCCGGCGCGGCTCCCGACGGGCGATACGGCGCCGTTCGCGGGCGCCGGGTACGGCTTCGGGTGGTTCGTCGACCACGAGAGCGGCGAGCTCCGTGTGCGCCACCACGGCGAGAGCCGCGGCTTCACGAACGCCGTCGTGCGCTACCCGGATCGCCGGCTCGCGGTGTGGATCCTCACCAACCGCACCGGCGGCGCGCCATGGGATCTCGCGCAGCGCATCGCGGAGCTGTACCGGTAG
- a CDS encoding alpha/beta hydrolase domain-containing protein, translating into MPFRRLVAVVLLCLAAPRAAAARVVRVVVDRREPVADGAAFGSAGAYERLVGRVFFAFDPNNPHDRQIVDLALAPRNAAGEVEAWAEFTMLRPADPSRGSGVTLLDVVNRGNMTVGVFHLDSQRGASPTSAGYFGDALLLRRGLTVVTLGWQWDILPGDGPMHFHPPVAGDPAHPITGLVRSDITVDTPTDTIPLGHRVGASQALGYAASDPDDASNVLTVRDGPTAPRTVVPRARWHFTADRTAVTLDGGFTPGKIYEVVYRAANPVVVGTGLAAVRDMISWLKHDPASLAPTRWGIAYGVSQTGRFLRHFLYQGFDVDEQGRLAFDGIFAHTAGAGRGSFNHRFAQPSRDAQPYSTFFYPTDVFPFTSLPETDPVTGARGALRSAAVTKDAAPAPKVFYVDGGYEYWGRAASLAHTTPDGARDVGFLPSERRYVINSAQHSSPGPFPPNARLDSGPAWKGSPLDQRLALRALLVALVEWVKDGREPPPSMYPTLAARALMPVDSLRRPAIPGVALARVPYQPYRLDLAKEPPTVGTPYTVLVPRVDSLGNDLGGIRSVELRAALATYFPWQLRLGMPAGADRLVSFQGTVVPLPRTEAERAQRGDPRPSIERLYGSRDAYLARVDAAARALVAERFMLPEDAAAAHARLAATWDWIMR; encoded by the coding sequence ATGCCCTTCCGCCGCCTCGTCGCCGTCGTCCTGCTGTGTCTCGCCGCGCCGCGCGCCGCCGCGGCCCGCGTCGTCCGCGTCGTCGTCGACCGTCGCGAGCCCGTGGCCGACGGCGCCGCGTTCGGTAGCGCGGGCGCGTACGAGCGGCTCGTGGGCCGCGTGTTCTTCGCGTTCGACCCGAACAACCCGCACGACCGGCAGATCGTCGACCTCGCGCTCGCGCCGCGCAACGCCGCCGGCGAGGTGGAGGCGTGGGCCGAGTTCACGATGCTGCGTCCGGCGGATCCATCGCGCGGGAGCGGCGTCACGCTGCTCGACGTCGTGAACCGCGGCAACATGACCGTCGGCGTGTTCCATCTCGATTCGCAGCGCGGCGCCTCGCCGACGTCCGCCGGCTACTTCGGCGACGCGCTGCTGCTGCGCCGCGGCCTCACCGTCGTCACGTTGGGCTGGCAGTGGGACATCCTGCCGGGCGACGGGCCGATGCACTTCCACCCGCCGGTCGCCGGCGACCCCGCGCACCCGATCACGGGGCTCGTGCGGAGCGACATCACGGTCGACACTCCGACGGACACCATTCCGTTAGGCCACCGGGTCGGCGCGTCGCAGGCGCTCGGCTACGCCGCCTCCGACCCCGACGACGCGTCGAACGTGCTCACCGTGCGCGACGGACCGACGGCGCCGCGCACCGTCGTGCCGCGCGCGCGCTGGCACTTCACCGCCGACCGCACGGCCGTGACGCTCGACGGCGGGTTCACGCCCGGGAAGATCTACGAGGTCGTCTACCGCGCAGCGAACCCGGTCGTCGTCGGCACCGGCCTCGCCGCGGTCCGCGACATGATCTCGTGGCTGAAGCACGACCCGGCGAGCCTCGCGCCGACGCGGTGGGGGATCGCGTACGGCGTGTCGCAGACCGGGCGCTTCCTGCGCCACTTCCTGTACCAGGGCTTCGACGTCGACGAGCAGGGGCGGCTCGCGTTCGACGGCATCTTCGCGCACACGGCGGGCGCCGGACGCGGGAGCTTCAACCACCGCTTCGCGCAGCCGTCGCGCGACGCGCAGCCGTACTCCACGTTCTTCTATCCGACCGACGTCTTCCCGTTCACGAGCCTGCCCGAGACGGATCCGGTGACGGGCGCCCGCGGCGCGCTTCGCTCGGCCGCCGTGACGAAGGACGCGGCCCCGGCGCCGAAGGTGTTCTACGTCGACGGCGGCTACGAGTACTGGGGACGCGCGGCCTCGCTCGCGCACACGACGCCCGACGGCGCGCGGGACGTCGGCTTCCTGCCGAGCGAGCGGCGCTACGTCATCAACTCGGCACAGCATTCGAGCCCGGGGCCGTTCCCGCCTAACGCGCGCCTCGACTCCGGCCCGGCCTGGAAGGGCTCCCCGCTCGACCAGCGGCTCGCGCTGCGCGCCCTGCTCGTCGCGCTCGTCGAATGGGTGAAGGATGGACGCGAGCCGCCGCCGTCGATGTATCCGACGCTCGCCGCGAGGGCGCTCATGCCCGTCGACTCGCTGCGCCGTCCCGCGATCCCCGGCGTGGCCCTCGCGCGCGTCCCGTACCAGCCGTACCGGCTCGACCTCGCGAAGGAGCCGCCGACGGTCGGGACGCCGTACACCGTGCTCGTGCCGCGCGTCGATTCGCTGGGCAACGACCTCGGTGGGATACGCTCCGTGGAGCTGCGCGCCGCGCTGGCGACGTACTTCCCGTGGCAGCTCCGACTCGGCATGCCCGCCGGCGCCGACCGGCTCGTGAGCTTCCAGGGGACGGTCGTTCCGCTGCCGCGCACCGAGGCCGAGCGCGCGCAACGCGGCGACCCGCGGCCGAGCATCGAGCGGCTGTACGGGTCGCGCGACGCGTACCTCGCGCGCGTCGACGCGGCGGCGCGGGCCCTCGTGGCCGAGCGGTTCATGCTGCCCGAGGACGCGGCGGCGGCGCATGCGCGCTTGGCGGCGACGTGGGATTGGATCATGCGGTGA